Proteins from one Desulfovibrio sp. Fe33 genomic window:
- the icd gene encoding NADP-dependent isocitrate dehydrogenase, protein MATRTVYYIEGDGIGSEVWAAGRPVLNKAVEMAYGGANKLDWQELLAGEKGFAETGEYLPQATMEALSKADLAMKGPLNTPVGKGYRSLNVTMRQTFDLYACIRPIKYFEGIESPVKRPELVDMVVFRENTEDVYAGIEYQSGTPEARKLIDYLVDELGAKIDPTASVGIKPITPAGSKRLVKKAIDFAIAENRPSVTLIHKGNIMKTTEGGFRAWGYELADEEYKGRVVREGEDGEGVIIKDRIADAMFQNVLMYPEQYSVLATTNLNGDYISDALAAQVGGLGLAPGVNMGDKLAFFEPTHGTAPTIAGKDMANPGSLILSGAMLLEHIGWHEAAALIHASVEKTLAAKKVTVDLASQIQGSTRVGCKEFGELLLANL, encoded by the coding sequence TTGGCTACCAGAACTGTCTATTACATTGAAGGCGACGGCATCGGCTCCGAAGTCTGGGCCGCCGGACGCCCCGTCCTGAACAAGGCCGTTGAGATGGCCTACGGCGGGGCCAACAAACTCGACTGGCAGGAATTGCTTGCCGGCGAAAAGGGCTTTGCCGAGACCGGCGAATACCTGCCCCAGGCCACCATGGAAGCCCTGTCCAAGGCCGACCTGGCCATGAAAGGCCCCCTGAACACGCCTGTCGGCAAGGGGTACCGCAGCCTCAACGTGACCATGCGCCAGACCTTCGACCTCTATGCCTGCATCCGGCCCATCAAGTATTTCGAGGGGATAGAGTCCCCCGTCAAGCGTCCCGAACTGGTGGACATGGTCGTTTTCCGCGAGAACACCGAAGACGTCTACGCCGGTATTGAATATCAGTCCGGCACTCCGGAAGCCAGAAAATTGATCGACTATCTCGTGGACGAGCTCGGCGCGAAGATCGATCCCACCGCCAGCGTCGGCATCAAGCCCATCACTCCGGCGGGTTCCAAGCGCCTGGTCAAAAAGGCCATCGACTTCGCCATCGCCGAAAACCGGCCGTCCGTCACCCTGATCCACAAGGGCAACATCATGAAGACCACCGAAGGCGGGTTCCGCGCCTGGGGGTACGAGTTGGCCGACGAGGAGTACAAGGGCAGGGTCGTACGCGAGGGCGAAGACGGCGAGGGCGTAATCATCAAGGACCGCATCGCCGACGCCATGTTCCAGAACGTGCTCATGTACCCCGAGCAATACTCGGTCCTCGCCACCACCAACCTCAACGGCGATTACATCTCCGACGCCCTGGCCGCGCAGGTGGGCGGACTGGGCCTGGCTCCCGGCGTGAACATGGGCGACAAGCTCGCCTTCTTCGAGCCGACCCACGGCACCGCACCGACCATCGCGGGCAAGGACATGGCCAACCCCGGCTCCCTGATTCTGTCCGGAGCCATGCTTCTGGAGCACATCGGCTGGCATGAGGCCGCCGCTCTGATCCACGCCTCGGTGGAAAAGACCCTGGCCGCCAAGAAGGTCACCGTGGACCTGGCCTCACAAATCCAAGGCTCCACACGGGTCGGCTGCAAGGAATTCGGCGAACTCCTGCTGGCCAACCTGTAA
- a CDS encoding SIR2 family NAD-dependent protein deacylase encodes MLGELEMVKAMLGGERRVVVLTGAGVSAESGVPTFRGRDGLWRHHRVEDLARPDAFAAHPERVWEFYNWRRRLVGGCEPNPAHMALAAMDRQIPNFLLITQNVDGLHTRAGSLRVLEMHGSLWQVRCTVCTHAREDFSELPDMPECPVCGHLLRPGVVWFGEPLTPGVLRLAVAEIGKADVFLSVGTSGLVQPAASFCQLAKEHGAVTVEINREPTPNTGLMDFALHGPAGDILPELAVGLGE; translated from the coding sequence GTGCTGGGTGAATTGGAAATGGTCAAGGCGATGCTGGGGGGCGAAAGGCGGGTGGTCGTCCTCACCGGGGCGGGCGTGTCCGCCGAGAGCGGGGTTCCCACCTTTCGCGGCCGCGACGGGCTGTGGAGGCACCATCGCGTCGAGGACCTCGCCAGGCCGGACGCTTTCGCCGCGCACCCGGAACGGGTCTGGGAGTTTTACAATTGGCGGCGCAGGCTGGTGGGAGGTTGCGAACCCAACCCGGCGCATATGGCCCTGGCGGCCATGGATCGTCAGATTCCGAATTTTCTTCTGATTACCCAGAACGTGGACGGACTGCATACCCGGGCGGGCAGCCTCAGGGTGCTGGAGATGCACGGCTCGCTGTGGCAGGTCAGGTGCACTGTCTGCACCCATGCGCGGGAGGATTTCTCCGAATTGCCGGATATGCCGGAATGTCCGGTCTGCGGCCACCTGCTTCGTCCCGGCGTGGTCTGGTTCGGGGAACCGCTCACGCCCGGCGTGCTCAGGCTGGCCGTCGCGGAAATCGGCAAGGCGGACGTTTTTCTTTCCGTGGGCACATCGGGTCTGGTGCAGCCCGCAGCGTCCTTCTGCCAACTGGCCAAGGAGCACGGAGCCGTGACTGTGGAGATCAACCGGGAGCCGACTCCGAACACGGGGCTTATGGATTTCGCGCTGCATGGTCCGGCCGGAGATATCCTGCCCGAGCTGGCGGTCGGGCTGGGCGAGTAG
- a CDS encoding TrpB-like pyridoxal phosphate-dependent enzyme — translation MSVKKIFLSQDQMPTQWYNPMPDLPTPMAPPLNPQTMEPLTPDMLAPIFPESLIAQEMSTERFIDIPEEVLDVYRIWRPSPLVRADRLEKAIGAKCKIFYKDESVSPAGSHKPNTSVPQAYYNKIEGVKRLATETGAGQWGTALSFACAQYGMECVVYMVKVSYEQKPYRKMIINTYGGTIYASPSEQTRTGREMLARDPDCKGSLGLAISEAVEDAATHDDTKYALGSVLNHVLIHQTITGLEVQKQLEMVGEKATHLVGCVGGGSNFGGLVLPFLPQKLAGDPVRFIPVEPKACPTLTRGEYRYDFGDMARLTPLVKMHTLGHDFMPAPIHAGGLRYHGDAPIVCNIVNEGLCEPVAYFQTECFEAAKLFMQTEGFLPAPETSHAIKGAIEAAKTAGPDDVIVFLYSGHGMLDLASYDAFNQGLLTNFELPQRDIEEALKACPDIK, via the coding sequence ATGTCAGTGAAGAAGATCTTTTTGTCCCAGGACCAGATGCCTACCCAGTGGTACAATCCCATGCCGGATTTGCCCACGCCCATGGCTCCGCCCCTCAACCCGCAGACCATGGAACCGCTCACCCCGGACATGCTCGCCCCGATATTCCCGGAATCCCTCATCGCCCAGGAAATGAGCACGGAACGGTTCATCGACATCCCCGAAGAGGTCCTGGACGTCTACAGGATATGGCGTCCCTCCCCCCTGGTCCGCGCCGACCGTCTGGAAAAGGCCATCGGCGCCAAGTGCAAGATATTCTACAAAGATGAATCCGTGTCTCCGGCGGGTTCCCACAAGCCGAACACCTCGGTTCCCCAGGCGTACTACAACAAGATCGAGGGCGTGAAGCGGCTGGCCACCGAGACCGGCGCGGGGCAGTGGGGCACGGCCCTGTCCTTTGCTTGCGCCCAGTACGGCATGGAGTGCGTGGTCTACATGGTCAAGGTTTCCTATGAGCAGAAGCCGTACCGCAAGATGATAATCAACACCTACGGCGGGACCATTTACGCCTCCCCTTCGGAGCAGACCCGGACCGGCCGCGAGATGCTGGCCAGGGACCCGGACTGCAAGGGCTCGCTGGGCCTGGCCATTTCCGAGGCGGTCGAGGATGCGGCCACCCATGACGACACCAAATACGCGTTGGGCTCCGTGCTCAACCATGTGCTCATTCACCAGACCATCACCGGCCTTGAAGTGCAGAAGCAGTTGGAGATGGTCGGCGAGAAGGCCACCCACTTGGTCGGCTGCGTGGGCGGCGGCTCCAATTTCGGCGGGCTGGTCCTGCCGTTCCTGCCGCAGAAGCTGGCGGGCGACCCGGTCCGGTTCATCCCGGTGGAGCCCAAGGCGTGCCCGACCCTGACCCGGGGCGAGTACCGCTACGACTTCGGCGATATGGCGCGGCTCACTCCGCTGGTCAAGATGCATACGCTGGGGCATGACTTCATGCCCGCGCCCATTCACGCTGGCGGCCTGCGCTACCACGGCGACGCGCCCATCGTCTGCAACATCGTCAACGAGGGGCTGTGCGAACCCGTTGCCTACTTCCAGACCGAGTGCTTCGAGGCGGCGAAGCTGTTCATGCAGACCGAGGGATTCCTGCCCGCGCCGGAGACGTCCCACGCCATCAAGGGGGCCATCGAGGCGGCAAAGACCGCCGGGCCGGATGACGTCATCGTCTTTTTGTACTCCGGCCACGGGATGCTCGACCTGGCTTCCTACGACGCCTTCAACCAGGGGCTTCTGACCAACTTCGAGTTGCCCCAGCGCGACATCGAGGAGGCGCTCAAGGCCTGTCCGGACATAAAATAG
- a CDS encoding META domain-containing protein, whose product MLTMWKRIGFAALLVAVLAALGACGTHNDAPTMSEDAIRQALVGKTWTLRKIVARSYDDDPARTLKFNADGTVEGFGGCNAFNGTYSLTGDQIEFSPMASTRKSCGPGLDEQEYTFLTFLAVVRHLRVEEDGSELVLLTESQGEMLFSSGSSGLFW is encoded by the coding sequence ATGCTGACCATGTGGAAAAGAATCGGGTTCGCCGCGCTGCTTGTCGCCGTCCTGGCGGCGTTGGGCGCTTGCGGAACCCACAACGACGCCCCGACAATGAGCGAGGACGCCATCCGTCAGGCCCTGGTGGGCAAGACCTGGACCTTGCGCAAGATCGTGGCCCGCAGCTATGACGACGACCCCGCGCGGACCCTGAAGTTCAACGCCGACGGGACGGTCGAGGGATTCGGCGGCTGCAACGCTTTCAACGGCACGTATTCCCTGACGGGCGACCAGATTGAATTCAGCCCTATGGCCTCCACCCGCAAGTCCTGCGGTCCGGGCCTGGACGAGCAGGAGTATACCTTCCTGACGTTTCTGGCCGTGGTGCGCCATCTGCGGGTCGAAGAGGATGGAAGCGAACTGGTTTTGCTGACCGAGAGCCAGGGCGAGATGCTTTTCTCTTCCGGCTCGTCCGGGCTGTTCTGGTAG
- a CDS encoding glycoside hydrolase family 3 N-terminal domain-containing protein → MRTFFAALTLLSILLSGPARAADLDVMIGQMLMAGFRGFTVNEDSAVIRDIRDRGLGGVILFDRDVLLGSGRRNIRSKEQVAKLIRDLQSHAEIPLFVAVDQEGGNVQRLKRGYGFLETPSAADICAAGEFNVRTAGYMVGSTLASVGFNLDFAPVVDVNVNPDSPAIGGLGRSFSGDPRQAAFCARVFMEELHRAGVLSCLKHFPGHGSAGSDSHAGLTDVTGTWSEAELIPYRELIGSGKTDMIMTAHIFNAKLDPDYPATLSKKVVTGLLREKLGFDGVVITDDMDMGAIADEYGRKEAIRRAIEAGADILLFGNNLSYDRRIAEKAHAIIHELVDGGIIPLSRIETSYNRIMRLKQSLKQ, encoded by the coding sequence ATGCGCACCTTCTTCGCCGCCCTGACCCTGCTCTCCATCCTTCTTTCCGGTCCGGCCCGCGCCGCCGACCTGGATGTCATGATCGGCCAGATGCTCATGGCCGGTTTCCGGGGCTTCACCGTGAACGAGGACAGCGCCGTCATCCGGGACATCCGCGACCGAGGCCTGGGCGGAGTGATCCTCTTCGACCGCGACGTGCTGCTCGGCAGCGGCCGGCGCAACATCCGCTCGAAGGAACAGGTGGCAAAGCTCATCCGCGACCTCCAGTCCCATGCCGAAATCCCGCTGTTCGTGGCCGTGGACCAGGAAGGTGGCAACGTGCAGCGGCTCAAGCGGGGATACGGGTTCCTCGAAACCCCGTCCGCAGCGGACATCTGCGCGGCCGGAGAATTCAACGTGCGCACCGCCGGATACATGGTCGGCTCCACCCTCGCCTCTGTCGGGTTCAACCTGGACTTCGCCCCGGTGGTGGATGTGAACGTCAATCCCGACAGTCCGGCCATAGGCGGGCTAGGACGCAGCTTTTCCGGCGATCCACGGCAAGCGGCCTTTTGCGCCCGGGTGTTCATGGAAGAGCTGCACAGGGCGGGCGTGCTCTCCTGCCTCAAGCACTTTCCCGGGCACGGCTCCGCCGGGTCCGACTCCCACGCGGGGTTGACCGACGTGACCGGGACATGGTCCGAGGCCGAACTCATCCCCTACAGGGAGCTGATCGGAAGCGGCAAGACGGACATGATAATGACCGCCCACATATTCAACGCGAAACTCGACCCGGACTATCCGGCCACTCTCTCGAAAAAGGTCGTCACCGGCCTGCTGCGGGAAAAACTCGGCTTTGACGGCGTGGTCATCACCGACGATATGGACATGGGTGCCATTGCCGACGAATACGGCAGGAAGGAAGCCATACGACGGGCCATTGAAGCCGGGGCGGACATCCTCCTCTTCGGCAACAACCTCTCGTACGACCGGCGCATCGCGGAAAAGGCCCACGCCATCATCCATGAGCTGGTGGACGGCGGAATCATTCCCCTGTCGCGCATCGAAACGTCCTACAACCGCATCATGCGCCTGAAACAATCCCTGAAACAATAG
- a CDS encoding rhomboid family intramembrane serine protease, translating to MNFSTGRPGFFRRVLHHAWTDLVPLVRGEDAAPLSHKEAQLWALVLASRHVPHRLRRLPAEQGGGYAVMVQEWYADRGVGEISQYFEENRPEMARVELADLRPVGGLEPTLFGLGLLVLFYWVYSRTYPALGLYSDLWVRLGSADAGAILSGQWWRLCTALTLHADGPHVAGNAVIGGVFIWLAARRLGSGAAWMLTILSGVLGNLFNSLVLGVHHDAIGFSTATFGAAGVLAGIRPFGVGSGLHGLGEGSSFRRFLRFTRTALIPFGAGLGLLAMLGVGDGEGNIDLGAHLFGFSAGLGLGAATGLLATRFGLPGKDTDFRLYLAALAMPAAAWVWAWLA from the coding sequence ATGAACTTTTCAACCGGCCGCCCCGGATTTTTTCGCCGCGTCCTGCATCATGCCTGGACCGATCTCGTCCCTCTGGTTCGCGGAGAGGACGCCGCCCCCCTGTCGCACAAGGAGGCCCAGCTCTGGGCGCTGGTTCTGGCCTCGCGCCACGTCCCCCACAGGTTGCGCCGTCTGCCCGCCGAGCAGGGCGGGGGATATGCGGTCATGGTCCAGGAGTGGTATGCCGACCGGGGAGTAGGGGAAATCAGCCAGTATTTTGAGGAGAACCGGCCCGAGATGGCCCGGGTGGAGCTGGCGGACCTGCGGCCCGTGGGCGGGCTTGAGCCGACCCTGTTCGGGCTGGGCCTGCTCGTCCTCTTCTACTGGGTCTATTCCCGCACCTATCCTGCCCTGGGACTTTACTCCGATTTGTGGGTGCGTCTTGGCAGCGCGGACGCCGGGGCCATTCTGTCCGGCCAGTGGTGGAGGCTGTGCACGGCCCTGACTCTGCACGCGGACGGCCCGCACGTGGCCGGGAACGCGGTCATCGGCGGGGTGTTCATCTGGCTGGCCGCGCGTCGGCTCGGCTCCGGCGCGGCGTGGATGCTGACCATCCTGTCCGGGGTGCTCGGCAACCTTTTCAATTCACTCGTCCTCGGCGTGCATCACGACGCCATTGGCTTTTCCACGGCCACCTTCGGGGCGGCCGGAGTGCTCGCCGGAATCAGGCCGTTCGGCGTGGGCAGTGGGCTGCATGGTCTCGGCGAAGGCTCATCGTTCCGCCGTTTCCTGCGGTTTACGCGCACGGCGCTCATCCCATTCGGCGCGGGACTCGGCCTGTTGGCCATGCTGGGGGTCGGGGACGGAGAGGGCAATATCGATCTGGGCGCGCATCTTTTCGGTTTTTCGGCGGGGCTCGGACTGGGCGCGGCCACGGGACTTCTGGCGACCCGGTTCGGCCTGCCGGGCAAAGACACGGACTTCAGGCTCTACCTGGCGGCTCTCGCCATGCCAGCGGCAGCCTGGGTCTGGGCCTGGCTGGCGTGA
- a CDS encoding metal ABC transporter ATP-binding protein translates to MSEPVVDIQGLNYAPGGLPVLQDVDLRIERGDYLAVLGPNGGGKSTLLKLILGLIKPDSGTIRVLGLPPGEAGGRIGYLPQHTVVAGAFPITVLEAVCMGTVRPGFKGMSGRHSKTDHEKARRALEKVDMLAFEGRGLARLSGGQKQRVFIARALVDSPELLLLDEPTASVDSVSRTALFALLTELNKDMTVIMVSHDISSLSSGVKSVACVNRSLHFHKAPEITDDMFTMAYGGSGDHCCPVELVTHGHVPHRVLAPHDGNDEPKGSAGDGEA, encoded by the coding sequence GTGTCTGAGCCCGTTGTAGACATACAGGGTCTGAATTATGCGCCCGGCGGTTTGCCGGTGCTGCAGGATGTCGATCTGCGCATTGAGCGCGGCGACTATCTGGCCGTGCTCGGCCCCAACGGCGGCGGCAAATCCACGCTGCTCAAGCTCATTCTCGGGCTCATCAAGCCCGACAGCGGCACCATCCGCGTGCTCGGACTGCCTCCGGGCGAGGCGGGCGGACGCATCGGCTACCTGCCCCAGCATACCGTGGTGGCGGGTGCCTTTCCCATCACCGTGCTTGAAGCGGTCTGCATGGGCACGGTCCGGCCCGGCTTCAAGGGAATGTCCGGCCGCCACTCCAAGACGGATCACGAAAAGGCGCGCCGCGCTCTGGAAAAGGTGGACATGCTCGCCTTCGAGGGACGCGGTCTGGCCCGGTTGTCCGGCGGCCAGAAACAGCGCGTGTTCATCGCCCGCGCCCTGGTGGACTCCCCGGAGCTGCTCCTGCTCGACGAACCCACGGCCAGCGTGGACTCCGTCAGCCGGACGGCCCTGTTCGCCCTGCTTACCGAACTGAACAAGGACATGACCGTGATTATGGTCAGCCACGATATTTCTTCCCTGTCCTCGGGCGTCAAGTCCGTGGCCTGCGTCAATCGTTCGCTTCATTTCCACAAGGCCCCGGAAATTACCGACGACATGTTCACCATGGCCTACGGCGGGTCCGGAGACCATTGTTGCCCGGTTGAATTGGTCACCCACGGCCATGTGCCGCATCGGGTGCTCGCGCCTCACGATGGGAACGACGAGCCCAAAGGCTCTGCCGGGGACGGGGAGGCGTAA
- a CDS encoding metal ABC transporter permease, producing the protein MDVLSFDFMQNALAAGLLASLICGVIGTLVVVNRIVFISGGIAHASYGGVGLAFLLGLPVLPVTAAFTVCMALIMALVTLHARERVDTVIGVIWAAGMALGIILLDFTPGYNVDLMSYLFGSILAVPRADLWLMAVMAAVVIAMVLVFYRGFTVMSFDEEFARSRGVPVDFLYILLIVMVGLCVVMIIRVVGLILVIALLTIPPFIAERRTRSLKVMMLVSTILSAVFSVSGLLFSYALDLTSGASIIAVAAIGFFVSLLIPQKNA; encoded by the coding sequence ATGGACGTCCTGAGCTTCGATTTCATGCAGAACGCCCTGGCCGCAGGGCTTCTCGCGAGCCTTATCTGCGGCGTCATCGGCACCCTGGTCGTCGTCAATCGTATCGTCTTCATCTCCGGCGGCATCGCCCACGCCTCTTACGGCGGAGTGGGATTGGCCTTTCTTTTGGGACTGCCCGTCCTGCCCGTGACCGCTGCCTTCACCGTGTGCATGGCCCTGATAATGGCCCTCGTCACCCTGCACGCCAGGGAGCGCGTGGATACGGTCATCGGCGTCATCTGGGCCGCAGGCATGGCGCTCGGCATTATTCTTCTGGATTTCACCCCCGGTTACAACGTGGACCTCATGAGCTACCTGTTCGGCTCCATCCTGGCCGTGCCGCGCGCCGATCTCTGGCTCATGGCCGTCATGGCCGCCGTAGTCATCGCCATGGTCCTCGTCTTTTACCGGGGCTTCACGGTCATGAGCTTCGACGAGGAATTCGCCCGTTCGCGCGGCGTGCCGGTGGATTTCCTCTATATCCTGCTCATCGTCATGGTAGGCCTGTGCGTGGTGATGATTATTCGCGTGGTCGGCCTGATCCTGGTCATCGCGCTCCTGACCATACCGCCTTTCATCGCCGAACGGCGCACCCGCTCCCTCAAGGTGATGATGCTGGTGTCGACCATCCTGTCCGCCGTTTTCTCCGTCTCGGGGCTTCTTTTTTCCTACGCCCTGGACCTCACCTCGGGCGCGTCCATTATCGCGGTGGCCGCCATCGGCTTTTTCGTTTCCCTGCTTATTCCCCAAAAAAACGCCTGA
- a CDS encoding DNA-binding protein, with amino-acid sequence MTMNCKQKLIQEGYTRYRGAVDASVYEYFNCDCSWKAQWYVKKGQYRCCGCKERCETRDPEGFQLFLDLG; translated from the coding sequence ATGACCATGAACTGCAAGCAAAAGCTCATACAGGAAGGATACACCCGGTACCGGGGCGCAGTGGACGCCTCGGTGTACGAGTATTTCAACTGCGATTGTTCGTGGAAGGCCCAGTGGTACGTCAAAAAAGGCCAATACCGCTGCTGCGGCTGCAAGGAGCGCTGCGAAACCCGCGATCCGGAAGGGTTTCAGCTTTTCCTTGATCTCGGATAA
- a CDS encoding GntR family transcriptional regulator, with protein MTTALLWFPNDDAKMRIYTSLRDWILYTKLKPGQRIRERELADEFGVSRTPMREVMQLLCHQGLLVIKPRYGVFVAPIEDDKVRQVYETRAPLETAVARLAAERASDEDIENLLRLSEKLARHITAGEYEQVVITDSLFHDTLAKAAGNMILRQTREFLHNICLRYWFLTLDTYKPGPDEAEEHRRVALAVSRRQPDKAASIQSRHVERFIERLDEN; from the coding sequence ATGACCACCGCCCTGCTCTGGTTCCCCAACGATGACGCCAAGATGCGTATTTACACCTCCCTCAGGGACTGGATTCTCTACACCAAGCTCAAACCCGGCCAACGCATCCGCGAGCGGGAGCTTGCCGATGAATTCGGTGTATCCAGAACTCCCATGCGGGAGGTCATGCAACTGCTCTGCCACCAGGGTTTGCTGGTCATCAAGCCCCGGTACGGCGTGTTCGTGGCTCCCATCGAGGACGACAAGGTCCGGCAGGTATACGAAACGCGCGCCCCCCTTGAAACCGCCGTGGCCAGACTCGCCGCAGAGCGCGCCTCGGATGAGGACATCGAGAACCTGCTCCGCCTCTCCGAGAAGCTGGCCCGGCATATAACAGCCGGGGAATACGAACAGGTCGTGATCACCGACAGCCTGTTCCACGATACGCTCGCCAAGGCCGCCGGGAACATGATACTCCGCCAGACCCGGGAATTCCTGCACAACATTTGTCTTCGATACTGGTTCCTTACCCTCGACACCTACAAGCCCGGCCCGGACGAGGCGGAAGAGCACCGTCGGGTCGCGCTCGCCGTCAGCCGCCGCCAGCCGGACAAGGCAGCCTCCATCCAGAGCAGGCACGTTGAACGGTTCATCGAACGCCTCGACGAGAACTGA
- a CDS encoding asparaginase, whose product MSSRDKKTIAVFLTGGTISMDRREGDVGAQPSDDFTRLLDGMSLVHDVALKPVLWSNIPSPHMDLGHMMRLCRDVDAALADPGMAGAVILHGTDLLVETAFVLDQLLVSTKPVVLTGAMRHLGEQGYDGVRNLQNSIQACLALPESCETVIQMADKLYTATDAVKADSLSVEPFIGQNLGSVGRFTNEGAKFVHTSRVHRPRLAANPAPPSLFVPLITCYPGMDGTLIRAAVENGAAGMVIEGFGAGNVTPELEKAISNALDNNVTVVLTTRCLKGGVWPCYGYPGGAASLMAKGVISARYLSGTKAQLLLALALESSIPPDAVAELYKEL is encoded by the coding sequence ATGTCGTCCCGAGATAAAAAGACCATAGCAGTCTTCCTTACGGGCGGGACCATCAGCATGGACCGCCGCGAGGGCGACGTCGGCGCGCAGCCGAGCGACGATTTCACCCGCCTGCTGGACGGGATGTCACTCGTCCACGACGTCGCCCTCAAACCTGTGCTCTGGTCCAATATTCCAAGCCCGCACATGGACCTCGGTCACATGATGCGGCTGTGCCGGGACGTCGACGCAGCCCTGGCCGACCCCGGCATGGCCGGGGCCGTAATCCTACACGGCACGGATCTGCTCGTGGAGACCGCCTTCGTGCTCGACCAGCTCCTCGTTTCTACCAAACCGGTGGTCCTCACCGGGGCCATGCGCCATCTCGGCGAGCAGGGCTACGACGGCGTGCGCAATCTCCAGAACAGCATTCAGGCCTGCCTGGCCCTACCCGAATCGTGTGAAACCGTCATCCAGATGGCGGACAAGCTCTACACCGCCACCGATGCCGTGAAGGCGGATTCCCTTTCCGTCGAGCCGTTCATCGGCCAGAACCTCGGCAGTGTGGGACGCTTCACCAACGAAGGGGCGAAGTTCGTCCACACCAGCCGCGTGCATCGGCCCCGGTTGGCCGCGAACCCTGCTCCTCCCTCGCTGTTCGTCCCGCTCATCACATGCTATCCCGGCATGGACGGCACCCTGATCCGGGCGGCTGTCGAGAACGGGGCCGCCGGTATGGTCATCGAAGGATTCGGGGCCGGGAACGTCACTCCGGAGTTGGAAAAAGCCATTTCCAACGCTCTGGACAATAATGTTACCGTCGTCCTGACCACCCGTTGCCTGAAAGGCGGGGTATGGCCTTGCTACGGATACCCGGGTGGAGCCGCGAGCCTGATGGCGAAAGGCGTCATTTCGGCCAGATATCTCAGCGGGACCAAGGCGCAGTTGTTGCTGGCCCTGGCCTTGGAAAGCTCCATACCACCCGACGCGGTGGCCGAACTCTACAAGGAACTCTGA
- a CDS encoding creatininase family protein, with protein MKTVRLEELNQHSFKEAKIDKLILPVGSCESHGEHLPYGCDSFVCHQIGIDLAERLENTVVAPPQFFGMSQHYRHKPMCLSLSSDTVIRVVRELLDSAKFWGINKVLIVNGHDGNIAPIEIAARDFKVANPDFGLAVLDAWWVTAGNLLPKDTFEVWDGLGHGGEGETSIGLSIFPDLCDMSRAKGEIPEMDNNVKLIWNFEELTQFGASGDPTKATAAKGDAMRSVLVDYLVDFVNRMDEQSWKYVVPR; from the coding sequence ATGAAGACAGTCAGACTTGAAGAGTTGAATCAACACAGCTTCAAGGAAGCCAAGATCGACAAGTTGATCCTGCCTGTCGGCTCATGCGAATCCCACGGCGAGCATCTGCCCTATGGCTGTGATTCCTTCGTCTGCCACCAGATCGGCATCGACCTGGCCGAGCGCCTTGAGAACACCGTGGTCGCTCCGCCGCAGTTCTTCGGCATGAGCCAGCATTACCGCCACAAGCCCATGTGCCTCTCCCTGTCCAGCGACACGGTCATCCGCGTGGTGCGCGAGTTGCTCGATTCCGCCAAATTCTGGGGCATCAACAAGGTGCTCATCGTCAACGGACATGACGGCAACATCGCGCCCATCGAAATCGCGGCCCGCGACTTCAAGGTTGCGAACCCCGATTTCGGCCTGGCCGTGCTGGACGCATGGTGGGTGACTGCGGGCAACCTGCTGCCCAAGGACACCTTCGAGGTGTGGGACGGCCTGGGACACGGAGGCGAAGGCGAAACCTCCATCGGCCTGTCCATCTTCCCCGATCTCTGCGACATGAGCCGCGCCAAGGGTGAAATTCCTGAAATGGACAACAACGTGAAGCTCATCTGGAACTTCGAAGAGTTGACCCAGTTCGGCGCAAGCGGCGATCCCACCAAGGCCACCGCTGCAAAAGGCGACGCCATGCGGTCCGTCCTCGTGGACTACCTGGTCGACTTCGTCAATCGCATGGACGAGCAAAGCTGGAAGTATGTCGTCCCGAGATAA